The Intrasporangium calvum DSM 43043 sequence GGGGGCCGGCCAGCCGGGCTGGTCGCGGCGCGGTCCACCGTCCGGGTCGCGGCGAGGACCTGCCAGACCGGGCCCCGGTGCACTCGAACCGGCTCCAGGCCGTGGAGGCGCAGGACCGCCTCGATGATCCGGGGCGGGTGGGCGTAGGCCCGGTACTCCCGGCCGGTCAGCCGCGCGCCGACATTGCCGAGAGCCAGACCGACCCGCGACGCGACGTTGCGGGGCGGGTGGGTGAGGATCACACCCCGTCGCGCGTGGTCGGCCGCAGCGGCGACGAGCCGTTCGACGTCGGGGTAGCAGCAGACGACTCTGTGCAGGACCACGAAGTCGTGCGGCTCGGCAACCGAACCGTCCACCGCGATGTCGCCCAGCCGACGCACCATCCGGCCGGTGGCTCCGGCCTCGGCTGCCAGGGCCTGCGCCTCCACGTCGTAGGCGGGGCTCA is a genomic window containing:
- a CDS encoding methyltransferase domain-containing protein; the encoded protein is MAGCCDARGCDRVFGPRFAHHVAKRYRKRGLDRPSRRVVDWLVAQGMAGASILEIGGGVGEIQLELLRRGAARTTNLELSPAYDVEAQALAAEAGATGRMVRRLGDIAVDGSVAEPHDFVVLHRVVCCYPDVERLVAAAADHARRGVILTHPPRNVASRVGLALGNVGARLTGREYRAYAHPPRIIEAVLRLHGLEPVRVHRGPVWQVLAATRTVDRAATSPAGRPPS